A single window of Flavobacterium aestivum DNA harbors:
- a CDS encoding phage tail tape measure protein, with translation MSTVLPFGLQFTTNGNAVFSGINTGLNEIQESTQKTTKVFGDCYKALLSVNLAADGFNQLKQNLDEVIQPGITLNSQMSELSAITNVTSDALKSIEMAARSTAKTFGTDASANVESYKLILSQLDPAIAKNAEAMKIMGNNVNVLSKSMGGDSVAATNVLTTAMNQFGVSTENPIAAAKVMADMMNVMAAGAQAGSAELPQIQSALEQVGMVAKTTGLSFVETNAQIQLLDKAGKKGSEGGVALRNVLTTLSEGRFASKDATEGLKQYGISTLKLADASIPLTNRLRLLRPVMNDTALMTKVFGKENMAAGIAMIKGADTADELAKQITNTNSAVDQANVVMGSYQEQMNRWKAKLEDVKISFFNLTESMLPATQQIFSGMAAVGEASRGYIALKSTLEAFLPNLFVKTVATEADTVATATNTVGMGIGGRIASWYREKIMSINAQMTIGAIASRIYSSAVGSVRNAMLSASGGVRAFSIAIMNIPVIGWIIAAITAIIVIIKLLWDHSKRFREILFGVWEAGKAVFHNIGVVVDRVWNQIVKPIFMAYWNVFKFVWSKIFDFVKWVFNGIVSVFVWYYEQAVAIFTTIKDFIVGVFNWIVEQVSAALQAIGSFFSGLWQWFSTVFSGFVSFIDEWLIQPIKNAFSSVWDWIVGLFDKIMDKLSAVFSPIKKLLKSLFSSEGMTDVKAAYKEGEKKGAASFDKDHPKDKDDKSKAKPDSKIKPGGMDVANMFDVTKGSVPKAGTIGGVAAKSVKEKGEGKGGKTVGNLSITKLVETINIYNQNGMSMDKEAIVRAVREALLTGVADYTLALED, from the coding sequence ATGAGTACTGTTTTACCTTTTGGCCTACAATTTACCACAAACGGCAATGCTGTCTTTAGTGGAATAAATACAGGGCTTAATGAAATTCAGGAATCTACTCAAAAAACCACGAAGGTTTTCGGTGATTGTTATAAGGCGCTTTTATCAGTCAATTTAGCTGCTGACGGGTTCAATCAATTAAAACAAAATTTAGATGAAGTAATTCAACCGGGAATTACTCTAAATTCTCAAATGTCCGAACTATCGGCCATTACAAACGTAACCAGTGACGCTCTTAAAAGTATTGAAATGGCAGCACGAAGCACAGCCAAAACATTTGGGACTGATGCTTCTGCTAACGTTGAATCATACAAATTAATCCTTTCACAGCTTGACCCAGCAATCGCCAAAAATGCTGAAGCTATGAAAATAATGGGTAATAACGTAAACGTGTTATCCAAGTCGATGGGCGGTGATTCTGTGGCGGCTACAAACGTTTTGACAACCGCGATGAACCAATTCGGTGTAAGTACTGAAAACCCAATTGCAGCCGCAAAAGTTATGGCGGACATGATGAACGTTATGGCTGCCGGTGCGCAAGCCGGTTCAGCAGAATTGCCACAAATTCAGTCAGCCTTGGAACAAGTCGGAATGGTCGCCAAAACAACAGGATTAAGCTTTGTGGAAACAAACGCCCAAATTCAGCTTTTAGATAAGGCAGGTAAAAAAGGTTCTGAAGGCGGTGTCGCTTTACGAAACGTTTTAACCACTTTGTCTGAAGGAAGGTTCGCAAGTAAAGATGCTACTGAAGGTTTAAAACAATACGGAATTAGCACTTTGAAATTAGCAGATGCAAGCATCCCATTAACAAACCGTTTAAGATTGCTTCGTCCGGTAATGAACGATACCGCTTTAATGACTAAAGTTTTCGGTAAAGAAAACATGGCCGCTGGTATTGCAATGATTAAAGGAGCTGATACCGCTGACGAATTGGCTAAACAAATCACAAACACAAATTCAGCAGTTGACCAGGCTAATGTGGTAATGGGTAGCTACCAGGAACAAATGAACCGATGGAAGGCAAAACTTGAAGACGTAAAAATCAGCTTTTTTAACCTTACTGAATCGATGCTTCCGGCTACTCAACAAATATTTTCGGGTATGGCTGCCGTTGGTGAAGCTTCGAGAGGTTACATCGCTTTAAAGTCCACGCTTGAAGCATTCCTTCCGAACTTGTTTGTTAAAACTGTGGCCACTGAAGCTGATACGGTTGCCACTGCTACAAATACCGTAGGTATGGGAATTGGTGGAAGGATTGCTTCCTGGTATCGTGAAAAGATTATGTCCATAAATGCACAAATGACTATTGGAGCAATTGCGTCAAGAATCTATTCAAGTGCAGTCGGTTCAGTCCGTAATGCAATGTTAAGCGCTTCAGGTGGTGTAAGAGCCTTTTCAATCGCCATAATGAATATACCTGTAATTGGGTGGATAATTGCGGCAATAACGGCCATAATAGTAATTATAAAATTACTGTGGGACCACTCAAAACGATTCCGTGAAATACTCTTCGGAGTTTGGGAAGCTGGTAAAGCAGTTTTTCATAACATCGGTGTCGTTGTAGATCGTGTTTGGAATCAGATTGTAAAACCAATTTTCATGGCTTACTGGAATGTATTCAAATTCGTTTGGAGCAAAATATTTGACTTTGTAAAATGGGTTTTCAATGGTATTGTATCAGTATTTGTGTGGTATTATGAACAAGCGGTCGCAATCTTCACAACAATTAAAGATTTCATTGTCGGGGTTTTTAATTGGATAGTTGAACAAGTAAGCGCTGCGTTACAGGCAATAGGTTCTTTTTTTAGTGGTTTGTGGCAATGGTTTAGCACTGTTTTTTCGGGTTTTGTAAGCTTCATTGATGAATGGCTGATACAGCCAATTAAAAACGCTTTTAGTAGTGTTTGGGATTGGATTGTAGGGTTATTTGATAAAATCATGGACAAGCTTTCCGCAGTATTCTCACCGATTAAAAAACTTTTGAAATCGTTGTTTTCAAGTGAAGGAATGACCGACGTAAAAGCGGCGTACAAAGAAGGTGAGAAAAAAGGAGCTGCAAGCTTTGATAAAGACCACCCGAAAGACAAAGACGATAAGTCAAAAGCGAAACCGGACAGCAAAATTAAGCCGGGCGGAATGGATGTCGCCAATATGTTTGATGTAACAAAAGGATCAGTTCCAAAAGCTGGAACCATTGGCGGAGTTGCTGCCAAATCTGTAAAAGAAAAAGGCGAAGGTAAAGGCGGTAAAACAGTCGGGAATTTAAGTATTACAAAGCTTGTTGAAACGATTAATATTTACAATCAAAACGGCATGTCAATGGATAAAGAAGCGATTGTAAGAGCTGTAAGGGAAGCATTATTAACAGGTGTAGCGGATTACACTTTAGCATTAGAAGATTAA
- a CDS encoding CHAP domain-containing protein, with translation MTLAQSSLEVATRQIGVTEIPKGSNGGPEVEIYLKSVGLTKGYSWCMAFVFWCVLEASKKQSFPNPLKKTGGVLDQWNSKPELRRNKPEPGFVFIMDYGKGLGHTGFVEKVLPNGKIQTIEGNTNIDGSREGYAVCRRTRNISACKGFLQI, from the coding sequence ATGACACTAGCGCAATCCTCTTTAGAAGTGGCCACAAGGCAAATCGGAGTAACAGAGATTCCAAAGGGCAGTAATGGCGGCCCCGAAGTAGAAATCTACCTAAAAAGTGTTGGACTTACGAAAGGGTATTCCTGGTGCATGGCATTCGTTTTTTGGTGTGTTTTAGAAGCTTCAAAAAAGCAAAGTTTTCCAAACCCCTTAAAGAAAACTGGGGGTGTGCTTGACCAATGGAATAGCAAACCCGAACTAAGAAGAAATAAACCCGAACCGGGGTTTGTGTTCATAATGGATTACGGCAAAGGCTTAGGACATACTGGCTTTGTCGAAAAGGTTCTTCCTAATGGTAAAATTCAAACTATCGAAGGAAATACAAACATAGACGGCAGCCGTGAAGGTTATGCAGTTTGCAGGCGTACAAGAAACATCAGTGCATGTAAAGGATTTTTACAAATTTAA
- a CDS encoding DUF2586 family protein yields MGGIKFIRQNGGLSRKLAGDDHISGLIVYGDAVFAKKLLLSEDELETNGITATSHPVLHYHVSEFFRIASGAKLYIQSVAASDGNYSEIKVLQNFAEGNIKQIAICDYKTSVSGLEAAMTRLNTIATELGDLNTPLSVLLSMKVVTADMVALPDLHSFDNERVSFVLGQDAGGRGMYLKTTQPSLSNIGAALGAVALSKVHESIEWVEKFDLVSTTYPKALTGGNVLARELDVLGLCDGTLISDYTAAQLKSIQDKGYIFGIKHIGTTGSFFNASSTAADLESDYLYIENNRTIDKAIRQINKKLLPKLSGPAYVDADTGFLNLETVSALEALASEPLDRMFRDGELSGFTLQIDPNQQVLRDSKLEVIVKLIPVGTLRELIVKIGLTLKK; encoded by the coding sequence ATGGGCGGTATTAAGTTTATCAGACAGAATGGAGGTTTATCCCGCAAACTTGCAGGTGATGACCATATTTCAGGGCTTATCGTTTATGGGGATGCTGTATTCGCAAAAAAACTTTTGCTTTCTGAAGATGAATTGGAAACAAACGGCATTACAGCAACCAGTCACCCGGTGTTACATTATCATGTTTCCGAATTTTTCAGAATTGCATCAGGAGCAAAATTATACATTCAAAGTGTTGCTGCTTCAGACGGAAATTACTCAGAAATAAAAGTACTTCAAAACTTTGCTGAAGGTAATATTAAACAAATTGCTATTTGTGATTACAAAACGTCTGTTAGTGGATTAGAAGCCGCAATGACACGTCTTAATACCATTGCAACTGAATTAGGTGATTTGAATACTCCGTTAAGTGTATTGCTTTCGATGAAAGTTGTTACTGCTGACATGGTTGCTTTGCCTGATCTACATTCTTTCGACAATGAAAGGGTATCATTTGTTTTGGGTCAAGATGCTGGCGGACGTGGTATGTATTTAAAAACTACACAGCCATCATTGTCAAATATAGGAGCTGCTTTAGGAGCTGTGGCTTTGTCTAAAGTACACGAAAGTATTGAATGGGTTGAAAAGTTTGATTTAGTTTCAACAACCTATCCAAAAGCCTTAACAGGTGGCAACGTATTGGCTCGTGAATTAGATGTTTTAGGATTGTGTGATGGTACTTTAATTAGTGATTACACCGCAGCGCAATTAAAAAGCATTCAGGACAAAGGTTACATCTTCGGGATTAAACACATTGGAACAACTGGAAGCTTCTTCAATGCAAGCTCAACGGCTGCTGATTTAGAAAGTGATTACCTGTATATCGAGAATAACAGAACCATTGATAAAGCAATCCGCCAAATCAATAAAAAATTACTTCCTAAACTTTCGGGTCCAGCTTATGTTGATGCAGATACAGGGTTCTTAAATCTTGAAACTGTAAGTGCATTGGAGGCACTTGCTTCAGAACCATTAGACCGAATGTTTCGCGATGGTGAATTAAGTGGATTCACGCTTCAAATTGACCCAAATCAGCAAGTTTTACGCGACTCTAAACTAGAAGTAATTGTAAAGCTTATCCCTGTGGGTACTCTACGTGAACTCATTGTAAAAATTGGTTTAACCCTTAAAAAGTAA